A region of the Rhizobium sp. 007 genome:
TCGAACCGTCGCGCCGCTGCAGCAGATTGTTGCTGAAGGAGATGATGCCAGATCGATGTTCTGCGTCATTCACGGCTATGTACGGCTCATCAAAACGGATCGCGCGGGACACCAGGCCGATATCTATGTCTGCGAGCCCGGGGATACATTCGGAGAATATCTTTTGTCGGTAGGCAGAACCTACGCCTATGGCGCTTGTGCGACCAACCACACGGCGATTGCGGAGTTCGATTTCGGATCTTTGGCCGCACTTCTCGACCGGTTCCCGCCGGTCGAGAAAAACATCACGCGGGCGATGGCGAGGAATTTCCTGGCGGCGGTAGAATGCATCGCTGCCGATCGTCTAAACACTGCTGTGCAACGCGTAGCGAACTACCTCCTCGACCGAGGCTTGCATGATACGACGTCTGCAGTGATCCGGCTTCCTTATCCGAAGCAGGTTCTTGCCCGTAAACTCGGACTGGCTCCAGGGGCTCTCTCTCGCGCGTTCGCCTCCCTCTCCACGTTCGGCATCGCTGTCAGAGGTAGGTATATCCATATCGCCGATGCCGATCTGCTGAGGACGGCATGTTAGGTCGCGCTCTGCGCCTCCCACACCTCACCCGTATGTTGGAGCTGCCGTTGCTGCCGCGATGCGGATGCTGCGTTTCAGCACGCCGGTGCGGCGGACTAGCGCGGAGATCGTGTGCCGTGAAGGTGGAAACATGCTCGAAGCTAAGTTATCTGTAGCGTCAATGCTGCAGTGGGGCAATAAAGCATGGACACGGATCGTATTCTGGTGGTCGACGACGATCCCCGGATAAGACAGATGTTGGTTCGGTATTTCGAAGATAGCGGATACAAGGTGCGCGCAGTCGGCGATGGCGCCGAAATGCGCGCTGAACTGGCCAAGACCGGCTACGCGGCGATCTTTCTGGACCTTGTTCTTCCGAAGGGCGAAAATGGCCTCGAACTGTTGAGGGAACTCCGCAACACGTCCGACGTACCGGTCCTGATGCTGACCGGTCAGGACGACATCACTGACAGGGTTGTCGGTCTGGAATTGGGTGCGGATGACTATATCGCAAAACCCTTCCACCTCCGCGAGCTTCTAGCACGGCTCCGTACCGTCCTGCGCCGCCGCAACGCGTGCCTCACAACCCCCCGCTCGTCAGGAGAGGAGGAGTGTTTTCACTTCGAAGGATGGCGCCTGGATATCGGCCGCCGCCGGCTGACATCTCCGTGCGGGGAGGATGTGCCCCTGACAACCGGCGAGTTCGACATGCTGCTCGTCTTCCTGCGGAATACCGGGCGCGTTCTTAGCCGTGAGACATTGATGGACATGACAAGAAATCGCAGCTTCGCGGCCTTCGACCGCGCCATTGACGCTCAAATCGCGCGGTTGAGAAAGAAAATCGAGACCGACCCGAAGGATCCCAGTCTGATTCAATCCGTGAGGGGCGTCGGCTACGTGTTCACCGCACAACTGCGCTAAATGCTTCATAATTGATCGGCGTCAATGTTCGCTCAAGCGCGCGCGTTATGTTCCTTCGAACAGCAACGTCCGACGTCACGAGCATCGGTTAGTCCAACACCTCCCAAAATACGCATAAACACCAGTCGACCTTGGGCAGCGGACCATTCCGGTCAAGACGTCAGAACAGCTGCCACCTTATGCGCCGAGATCGGCGCGGCTCTTTCCGTCCTTATCATTGGATTTGCTGCCCGTCCGCCGATCAGCGCTGGCAATTACGAGTTATATGCCCCCTGGCATGAAGGGCGTGCACGGGAAATAGGCATGTTGGACAGACGGTGCCGTGAAATCGATGGACTGACGACCGACATGGTCAGGCTGGAAAAGCGGGTTAGGGAAATCGAGACACTGCTGGGAGCCATGCACCTTCGCTGCGAGGTCAACACGCACTATGGCGACCAGGACAGTGTCGGTGATGCTGTGCGACAGCGGGCGCTTTATGCAGATCTAACAATAATCGGACCCTTACTTCTTGGAGACCGTGATCTCGCGCTGTCAGTTATTGACGGCAGTCTGGCCGAAACGGGAAAGCCGCTACTTGTTGTGCCGAAGGGCGCGAAGGCAACTCTGTGCCCACGGCACGTGCTGGTCGGATGGGATTGGCGCGTCGAGGCGTTCCGTGCGGTTCGAGAGGCTACGCGTCTCCTGTCTCGATCGAAGGAAGTTCGTGTCGTGATGTCCGATCGCGAAGCAGCCTGCAACGGAAACCGCGATCCGGGCGCCGACATTGCTGACTACCTCGCTCGGCACGGTGTTCGCGTGGCGGTCGATCGAATGCCGAGCGTCGGCCCATCACTCGACGCGGTCCTTGCGCGGCATGCAGCGGACGCATCCGCGGATATGATCGTCATGGGCGCTCACGGGTACCGGGGGCTGCGTCAACGAATCTTTGGCGGCGCCACGAGATGGATCCCTGAGAAGCTGCCATTGCCGCTGTTTTTGGCTCGATAATTTGCCGCCGGGCACCGATGCTGTTCGACGCATTGTATCCCTTGACTACGCGCCGGACGCGGCAGCATTCGCGAAGCCAGCGGATCTGAAACTCCCGGAGAAAAAGGACTGCAGCGTTCGGTCTGGCGTGCTTGCCGACATAGTCGTAGAACAGTCTTGCCGTTCTTCCGGAACGGGAATTTCGTTCCCATCCTCGTTATGGCTCCTGAAACATGCCGGAAGTCGTCGAGGCCCTCGGTTCGGCCGCCCGGTCGAAGCGAGTTTTTTCGCCTTGGCTCGGAAAAGGATCGAGTTCAGCCGTCCGAAGTAGACGTCGCTCTTACCTTTCCAGCCGGGTCATTCGGCAGCGAGCTGGTTGTCATGGATTTGGTGGTCACAATCTTCTTCGTTATAACTAGGTCACTGATTTAGGTTGCATGGCTTCATCCGCCACTAGCAGGCCGATTGATAGCCGCTCGCGTTGTCCGATCTCCGACAATGTGTCGAGGCCGCGACATAGAAGTGATTGTTCTAGGGCATTGGTTTAAAACGATTTTCTCCTTTGGCACGGTCCATGCTTGGCCATCTAGGAGCGCCCACTAAGCGTTCGCAACCCTCTACTGCCGTCAAAGGATAGTGCGAGTTTTGTCAAGCAACATCGGGGCGTCACTCAATGCGAGAAACGCATCTCTTCACCGCCTTCGTTGAAAATTTCCACTGAAGCCAAGACCGCTGATGTGGACCTAGGATCGATGAATGGGGGGCAAGGTCACGGGGAGGTTAGCGACCGATTACTGTCAGCCTCCGGCGGCTCGCAGTCTCAACCCGCTATCCCCATACAGAGAAATTGTACTTTCGCTATCGACGCAGCTCGAACCACCTCGTGGACGGCACCACTAACGGAGACAAACATGACGATCAACAAAATTGCATATGCCATTATCGTCGCAGGGACTGTCGCGGCGGCTTGTGAAGCTGACGCGTCCGACTTGATCATCGCACCCGATGCGGCCATCCCTAGCCCATGGCAGGTACGCCTGCGCGCGCTCGGCGCCATCACAAACGACTCTGGCCGGGTTGGTGGATTAACGGGCTCCGACCTCTCTTACTCTGACTCGGTCTTCCCAGAATTCGACATCTCCTATTTCTTCAATGACAATATCGCGGCCGAGCTCATCCTGGGCACGACCTATGCCAAGGTTCACGGTCGTGGCTCAATTGCCGGTTTAGGTGAGGTCGGCAAGACTTGGCTGCTGCCGCCGACATTAATGCTGCAATACCATTTCACCGATTTTGGTGCCTTCCGACCCTATGTGGGCGCTGGCGTGAACTATACAAAGTTCTACAATCAGTCAGGCAATACCGCCGAGAGCCTCCACGTCAAGAACGCGTTTGGCGTGGCCTTGCAGGTTGGTTTCGATTACATGATCGATGATCATTGGGGTCTCAACGTTGACGCGAAGAAGATCTTCTTAAGGCCGAATTTCGACGCTAATGTCGGCGGAAACAACGTCACTGGCAAAGCGAAGCTCGATCCCTTCCTCATCGGCGCTGGCATTACGTATCGCTTTTAATCCGGCTTCGACGACAACAAGCATCCCGCGCGAGTCACATATCGAGGGACGGTCATTCGCAGCAGCGCCCCTCGACCGGGCCTACGGCTGAAGTGCTCGTTTCAAGTTAGTTTAGCGCGGGACCGTCATGGACCACGCGGCCGGTTTCAGCTTGCCGCGTGGCGTCTCTGTGGAAGTGGGGCCAATTCTCGATTGCGAGTTTTGACGCCGCAGGAGCGACCGCATTCTGCGATCGCTGTGATCCGATGGGATCGCCGAGAAGGCTCGTCGGAGTTTCGGAATATTATGAGGCGCGTTCAAGGCGTGACCGAACGCGGATATTCGCAGTATCCGACGACGGATTAACGGGGACCTTTTTTGCCGGGTCTGTCAGAGCTGTTTCTCCATCAGAGCGGTCGCCTCGGCGCACACTGGCCTATGTATGATCATCTCGTCGCCTTCGGACAGAAGGGACAGCGCGAGCGCGTTGAAGCTACCACGCCTGGTGAGGGAATATGAGCCAACTTCTTCTCGAACATGCCGGTGGCAGATTGGCCGCGGTTGTCGGCGTCGCTGCCGTTCCTGGAAGCAGGGCATCGGCTGCTCAGTGCACACGAGAGACATGAACCAAAAATCCGCGTCAGAGTGAAAGTCAGTGCCGATTGACAGTGACCGCGAGGGCATCGGAAAGCCCAGCAGCCCCGTCCGTCGAAGCAAAGACACCGCACAAATATCAGCCTTTCCCAAACCCTGACGTACTCTCAACGCCTAGGTGGGTGAAGTCGGGGGCTTTTAACAGCCCTTGACCCGAGCTGGACTTCCGAGGACCTTTGCGCCTGCAGGAACATCTCGCGTGACTACGCTGCCAGCGCCCACGACCGCATTATCGCCAATCGTCACGCCCGGGAGAATGATTGCTCCACCGCCGATCCAGACGTGCCTGCCAATGCGGACGGGTCGTCCGAACTGCAGCCCTGCCTGCCTCTGCTCGGGATCATGCGGATGATCGGCGGTATAAATCTGCACAGCAGGCCCAATTGCGGTTCCTTCGCCAATCGTCACCTCTGCCACGTCAAGGATGACGCAGTTGAAATTGAGGTAAACGTGGGCTCCGATCCTGATGTTAAAGCCGTAGTCGCAGTGAAAGGGCGGACGGATAACCGCTCCAGGCCCGACCTCTCCTAGCCGCTCGCAGAGGAGCACATGCCACTGATCGGCGGGGTCGCCCAGTGTATTATTGTACCGCTTCAGCCAAGCCCCGGTGACCAGCAGGTCGGCTTGGATTTCCGGATCCGCCGCATTGTACATCTCGCCTGCCAGCATCTTCTCTTTTTCACTGCGTGTCATTGTTTCTTCTCAGATCGTGTTTCATAGAGGTGGTCAGTCGTTGATCGAGCCGAATTGCTCTTGTTCGCTCGATCGCAACTGCCCCGGCGACTGCAAGTGTAGGCTCAGAGGAGATAAAGCATTTTTTCCTCCGTAGGCGGCTGGGTCAATCATCGTCTACTCAAGCGGAGAAACATCCTGCCGAATAAGGGAAAGGCAGTAAGCAATCTTGCGCCTGTGCCAGCTCCGAAAGCGGGAGAATCGGACGAGGCGGCTCGGCTTGGGAGATTCCGAGCGAGTCTGCAAGCGCATAGACCGACCGAAGGCTGGAGAACTGCCTGAAGAGATCCCAGACCGGTTCAGGGCGGCATCGAGCCGGCGCGCTTCTGCAATATCGCCGGTTTGAGCAGCCATTACGATGCGGAGACAAATGCTGGGCATGACCCCCCTCGGCAAGCACGCTATACCAGGTATCGGCACCGCAGATCATGGCTTCTGTGGCGTTCCAGTCGCCACTGTAGCCGATCGAAAAATCGTCTGGCGTGATTCCTCTCTGGCCCGCCAGATGGCCTCCGATCTCATCGCTTTTGTCCGTCGGGTTCTTAATCGCGACAGTGCCGGATACTTTGGCCAAGCGCCCCACGAGCGCCGGCGTGAAGCGAAAATGTGTCGTTCCAGGATTGTCATAAATGAACGATTGGCAGACGGCTCTCATGGGCAACGGTCGAGAAGTGCTTGAAGACTTCATCCTCCGTGAGGGAGCGTAGGAGACGGTGGCAAGCAGGCCCGCGGCGCCCAAGGCTTTGGAATCCTGAGCCAACCTGACGTCCTCGTCGGTTCGCAAAGCACCGACTCCTACCACAACCGGTAAGCGGCCACCGGTTTCCTCGAGAGCCAACGCAAGTGCCCGGCGGCGTTCCTTTCGTGCGAGGTCCGTGTGGGTGCCGGTACTGCCGAGGAGACCGATGGAATCGACTTCAGCCGCGCAGAGCCGGGCAATCAGCCCGCGCAGCGCGTCCGCAGCGATCTGGCCGTCGCGTTTCATCGGCGTGATAGGAAATTTGGATAGTCCGCTCAAAAATTCATTCCTTACTCCCGATGTTCGTCTCATTCGCCGGTTGGATGGAGATCCAGCAGTATCCGTCATAGAACCTGAAGAGCCTGACGCAGATCGGCGATCAGATCGCTGACATCTTCAAGGCCTACCGAGAGACGGACGAGGTCTTCTCCGACCCCTTCGATCAAGTGAGCATCTTTCCGGATAGACTGGCGCGCCCGGAGTATGCTGGCCGGATGATAGATGAGGCTATCCGTGTCCCCCAGGCTCACGGCACGTGTCACCAACTGAAGCCGGTCCAGCATTGTTCGCGCACCTTCAAAACCCGAGTGAAGGCCGAAAGCAAGCATGCCAGACCCTTGGGTCATTTGCTTGCGCGCTATGGAACGGGATTCGAGGAAGGGATAGCTCACCCAGGCAACGGCTGGATGCGCCTCGAGCATGCGCGCGATCGCAAGGGCCGAAGCACTGTGTCGCTCCATCCGAAGAGACAGTGTCTTCAGTCCCCGCAGAATCAGGAATGCCGAGTGCGGCGACAATGTCGCACCCGTAATGTAGCGCAGGCCGGTTTCTCGCAACATATGAAGCGTTTCAGCGTCTCCAAGCAGCGCACCGCCCAGGGTATCGCCGTGCCCATTGATGTATTTGGTTAAGGAGTGCAGCACAATGTCGGCGCCATGTTCGATCGGCCGCTGGAGCGCGGGAGATGCAAAAGTGCTGTCCACCGCGACCTTTACATTAAGCCCGTGAGCACGCTCTGCGATCGCCGCGATATCAAGAATGGTGCTCAGGGGATTTACCGGCGTTTCGAAGTAAACCAGCTTCGTCTTGTCCGTGATTGCCGCGTCGAGGTTCGACGGTTCGGACAAATCCACGGGAACGACCTTGATCCCGAAGCGAGGCAGGCCCTGCTCTACCATGGCAACGGTATTCGAATACAGCGTGTTATGCACGACGAGCTCGTCGCCCTGCGACAGCAGTGACAGGATCAGGGTGCCGAAGGCAGCCATTCCGGTCGTCACCACAAGACCTGCCTCAGCCCCTTCCAGGTTGGCGAGCCTCTGCTCAAGAATCTCAGTGGTCGGGTTATATTCGCGGGCATAGAGCCTGCCGCCGTGCGATGCCGCAGCGTCATTCGCCGCCACGCTTTCAAAGCCATAGGTCGATGTCAGGAAGACGGGTGGCTGGACCGCTCTTGAGAAGGCGGCAGGATCGAACGCGTGGTGGATGGCCCGGGTGTCAAACCCAAGGCTCACGCCGTGCGACAGGTCGGAGTGGTCCTGGAGGTTGCCTTGTTGGTTGCTGCCGGTCATTGGTTCGCGGTATCCTCTTTGCTTCCGACCACAGTGGCAGCATACTGGTCCGCAAGAAATATCCAATTCCGCGGAAAGAAAATGGTCCAGTTGGAAAGTCAGGCAATACCCGAACGCGCAAGGAAGATGGGAGCACGCCAGATTTACGAGGCGCTCAAGGATCAGATCTTGAGCCAAGTTTATCAGGCTGGTGGTCAGCTGCCGTCATCTCGAAATCTGTCGAACGAGCTTGGCGTGTCACGAACGACCGTGACTGTCGCCTATGAG
Encoded here:
- a CDS encoding Crp/Fnr family transcriptional regulator; translated protein: MLAVNPALLNSDLFRGLEEDALEAFMGIARLRTVAPLQQIVAEGDDARSMFCVIHGYVRLIKTDRAGHQADIYVCEPGDTFGEYLLSVGRTYAYGACATNHTAIAEFDFGSLAALLDRFPPVEKNITRAMARNFLAAVECIAADRLNTAVQRVANYLLDRGLHDTTSAVIRLPYPKQVLARKLGLAPGALSRAFASLSTFGIAVRGRYIHIADADLLRTAC
- a CDS encoding response regulator — encoded protein: MDTDRILVVDDDPRIRQMLVRYFEDSGYKVRAVGDGAEMRAELAKTGYAAIFLDLVLPKGENGLELLRELRNTSDVPVLMLTGQDDITDRVVGLELGADDYIAKPFHLRELLARLRTVLRRRNACLTTPRSSGEEECFHFEGWRLDIGRRRLTSPCGEDVPLTTGEFDMLLVFLRNTGRVLSRETLMDMTRNRSFAAFDRAIDAQIARLRKKIETDPKDPSLIQSVRGVGYVFTAQLR
- a CDS encoding universal stress protein → MLDRRCREIDGLTTDMVRLEKRVREIETLLGAMHLRCEVNTHYGDQDSVGDAVRQRALYADLTIIGPLLLGDRDLALSVIDGSLAETGKPLLVVPKGAKATLCPRHVLVGWDWRVEAFRAVREATRLLSRSKEVRVVMSDREAACNGNRDPGADIADYLARHGVRVAVDRMPSVGPSLDAVLARHAADASADMIVMGAHGYRGLRQRIFGGATRWIPEKLPLPLFLAR
- a CDS encoding OmpW family protein, translated to MTINKIAYAIIVAGTVAAACEADASDLIIAPDAAIPSPWQVRLRALGAITNDSGRVGGLTGSDLSYSDSVFPEFDISYFFNDNIAAELILGTTYAKVHGRGSIAGLGEVGKTWLLPPTLMLQYHFTDFGAFRPYVGAGVNYTKFYNQSGNTAESLHVKNAFGVALQVGFDYMIDDHWGLNVDAKKIFLRPNFDANVGGNNVTGKAKLDPFLIGAGITYRF
- a CDS encoding sugar O-acetyltransferase, which translates into the protein MTRSEKEKMLAGEMYNAADPEIQADLLVTGAWLKRYNNTLGDPADQWHVLLCERLGEVGPGAVIRPPFHCDYGFNIRIGAHVYLNFNCVILDVAEVTIGEGTAIGPAVQIYTADHPHDPEQRQAGLQFGRPVRIGRHVWIGGGAIILPGVTIGDNAVVGAGSVVTRDVPAGAKVLGSPARVKGC
- a CDS encoding dihydrodipicolinate synthase family protein, translating into MSGLSKFPITPMKRDGQIAADALRGLIARLCAAEVDSIGLLGSTGTHTDLARKERRRALALALEETGGRLPVVVGVGALRTDEDVRLAQDSKALGAAGLLATVSYAPSRRMKSSSTSRPLPMRAVCQSFIYDNPGTTHFRFTPALVGRLAKVSGTVAIKNPTDKSDEIGGHLAGQRGITPDDFSIGYSGDWNATEAMICGADTWYSVLAEGGHAQHLSPHRNGCSNRRYCRSAPARCRPEPVWDLFRQFSSLRSVYALADSLGISQAEPPRPILPLSELAQAQDCLLPFPYSAGCFSA
- a CDS encoding aminotransferase class I/II-fold pyridoxal phosphate-dependent enzyme; translated protein: MTGSNQQGNLQDHSDLSHGVSLGFDTRAIHHAFDPAAFSRAVQPPVFLTSTYGFESVAANDAAASHGGRLYAREYNPTTEILEQRLANLEGAEAGLVVTTGMAAFGTLILSLLSQGDELVVHNTLYSNTVAMVEQGLPRFGIKVVPVDLSEPSNLDAAITDKTKLVYFETPVNPLSTILDIAAIAERAHGLNVKVAVDSTFASPALQRPIEHGADIVLHSLTKYINGHGDTLGGALLGDAETLHMLRETGLRYITGATLSPHSAFLILRGLKTLSLRMERHSASALAIARMLEAHPAVAWVSYPFLESRSIARKQMTQGSGMLAFGLHSGFEGARTMLDRLQLVTRAVSLGDTDSLIYHPASILRARQSIRKDAHLIEGVGEDLVRLSVGLEDVSDLIADLRQALQVL